The DNA sequence ATCGCCCCGCGCCTCGACCTGGGACAGGGCCTCGAGGCGGACGGCGGCCTCTATCGCGCGGCGGTCGCTGTTCAGCGCGTCCAGCTGACGGGCCAGCTGATCGGCCTGCGACGCGTCGCGGCAGGACAGGCACAGCGCGCCCAGATCGGCGCGACCCACGCGCCCACCCGCATTGATGCGCGGACCCAGCAGGAAGCCCAGGTGGAACGCGCTTGGCGCGCCGTCCAGCCGGGCGATGTCGGACAGCGCGACCAGACCCGCCCGCTGCCTGCGCGCCATCACGGCCAGCCCCTGGCGAACAAACGCGCGGTTGACACCGACCAGCGGCGCGACATCGGCGACCGTGGCCAGCGCGACCAGATCCAGCATCGCCATCAGGTCGGGCTGCGGCAGGCCCCGCTGGCGCAGCACGCGACCGGCCTGAACCAGCGTCAGGAACACCACGCCCGCGGCGCACAGATGGCCCAGGGCGCCGTCCTCATCCATGCGGTTGGGGTTCACGACGGCCAGCGCGGGGGGCAGGGTCTCTCCGCCCAGGTGGTGGTCCAGGACGATCACGTCGCAGCCCGCGGCGGCGGCCAGCGCGTCATGGGACAGCGTCCCGCAGTCGACGCAGACGATCAGGTCATGCGCCGCCGCCAGCGCGGTCATGGCGGGGACGTTGGGGCCATAGCCCTCGTCGATCCGGTCGGGGATATAAAGCGTCGCCTGACGCCCGTGCTGGTGCAGCCAGTCGATCAGCAGGGCGGCCGACGATCCGCCGTCGACGTCGTAATCGGCAAAGATCGCGATGCGCTGGCCGTTGACGGCGGCATCGACCAGCCGTTCGGCGGCGACGTCCATGTCGCGCAGGGTCAGCGGGTCGGGCAGCAGGTCGCGCAGCTTGGGCGCTAGGAACCCGGCCGCCTCGGCGGGCGGCACGCCGCGTTCGGCCAGCACGCGGGCCACCGGCAGGGGCAGGGCCGCCTGCTGGGCCAGCCCTTCGGCCAGCCGTTCCAGATCGGCGGGCGGTCCGATCCACCGCCGCCCGGTCAACGAGCTGTCGATGCCCAGAAATGCCGTCATGTGTCTTCTTTGTCCAAGGGCCCCGGGGTCGTCCCGGGACGGGACAGGGGGGCGCGGGGCCCCCCTTACCTCACTTCACCGGGTTGCGATAGGTCATGCGCCGCACCGATCCGGTCTTGGACCGCATCAGGATGGTCTCGGTCGTCAGGTATCCCGGCTCGCGCTTGACGCCGGCGACGATAGAGCCGTCGGTGACGCCGGTCGCGGCAAAGATCACGTCGTCGGTGACCAGGTCGTCGCGGGCATAGATGCGGTCCAGGTCGGTGATCCCGGCCTTCTTCGCGCGTCCGCGTTCGTCGTCGTTGCGGAACATCAGGCGGCCCCACATCTGCCCGCCCATGCATTTCAGCGCCGCCGCGGCCAGGACGCCCTCGGGCGCGCCGCCCGAACCCATGTACATGTCGATGCCGGTCAGCTCGGCCTCGGCGCAGTGGATCACGCCGGCCACGTCGCCGTCGGTGATCAGGCGGATCGCGGCGCCGGTCTGGCGAACCTCGGCGATCATCTCCTCATGGCGCGGACGCTCCAGGATGCAGACGGTGATGTCTCCGTCCTCGCAGCCGCGGGCGCGGGCCAGGGCGCGCACGCGTTCGGCCGGGCTCATGTCCAGGCTGACGACGTCCTTGGGATAGCCCGGCCCCACGGCCAGCTTGTCCATATAGACGTCGGGTGCGTGCAGCAGCGTGCCGCGCGGCGCCATCGCGATGACGGTCAGCGCGTTCGGCATGTCCTTGGCGGTCAGGGTGGTGCCTTCCAGCGGGTCCAGCGCGATGTCCACCTCGGGGCCTTCGCCGGTGCCGACCTCCTCGCCGATGAACAGCATCGGCGCCTCGTCGCGCTCGCCCTCGCCGATGACGACGACGCCCTTGATGTCCAGCATGTTCAGCTGGTCGCGCATCGCGTTCACCGCGGCCTGGTCGGCGGCCTTCTCGTCGCCGCGGCCGATCAGCCGGGCCGAGGCATGGGCCGCCGCCTCGCTGACGCGGGCCAGGCCCAGGGACAGCATCCTGTCGTTGAAATCCTTCGGCGCGGTCATGTCCCTCATCCCTTCGTGCTGCAGGTTGGGGGCTTTCTAGGGGGCGGGGCAGGGGGCAGCAAGCCTGACGGCGCTAACGGTCCGGGCTTTCCGACAGTTCCAGCGCCAGCGCGTGGATCCGCGGCACGATGTCGCCCAGGGTCGCATGGACCAGGCGGTGCTGCTGGATCCGCGTCAGCCCGGCAAAGGCCGGGCTGGCCATGCGGATGCGGAAATGGCTTTCGCCCCCGTCGCGAAAGCCTGCATGGCCGCGATGATCCTCGCTTTCGTCCAGCACCTGCAGGGTCGTGGGCTGCAGGGCTGCCAGTCGTTCGGTCATCTGGTCCGCGATCATCCGCATATCCTTTCCGTCAAGGGGTTTCATGTCCCGTCAGATAGCCTAAACTGCCCGCCTTGAGTCGCAAAGGTGCCCCAGGATGAGCAAGAACGACCCGTTCGGTTTCGACATTTCCGCCGCCAAGGACAAGAAGCGCAAGACCAAAGGGCGGCGCGGCATGTCGGGGGCGTTCGAGACCTCGACCCGCACCTGCGAGCGCGAGGGATGCGACGAGCCGGGCCAGTATCGCGCGCCCAAGAACCCGCGCAACCTGGACGACTATTTCTGGTTCTGCAAAGAGCACGTCCGCGATTACAACGCGAACTGGAACTACTTCCAGGGCCAGTCCGAGGAGGAGTTCCAGCAGTTCATCGACAATGCGACGGTCTGGGAACGCCCCACCAAGCCCTTCGGTCGCGCCGCGGCCGAGGACAAGTGGGCGCGCCACGGCGTCAGCGACCCGTTGGAGATCCTGGGCGCGAACGGCACCGCACCGGAGTCGCGCGCGCAGTCCAGCGCGCGCAAGCTGCCGCCCACCGAACGCCGCGCCCTGGACATCCTGGAGGCCAAGGATCACTGGACCCGCGCCGAGATCCGCAAGCAGTACAAGTCGCTGGTCAAGGACCTGCACCCCGACATGAACGGCGGCGACCGTTCCGACGAGGATCGCCTGTCCGAGGTGGTCTGGGCCTGGGATCAGATCAAGGAAAGCCGATTCATCCGCGACTAGGGTCGCCAGGCGGACAGCGTCAGGCCGCGCGCCCTCGGCGGCGCGGCCACAGGGCCAGGCCCAGAACCAGCAGCAGCAGCGTCACGACCGGCACGTTCCCGACCGCCAGCCACGGCGTCGCAGGAAGCGCGCCGGGCAGCGCCGCGTCGATCTTGCCGGGCTGGTTCAGGGGCAGGCTGGCCAGGATGCGCCCGCGGGCGTCCACCACCGCGCTGACCCCCGTATTCGCGGCGCGCACCAGCGGCAGCCCCGTCTCGATCGCGCGCAGGCGGGCTTGGTCCAGATGCTGGTACGGGCCCGACAAGGTGCCGAACCATGCGTCGTTGGTGGCCTGCAGCAGCCAGCCGGGGCGCTGGTCCAGATGGCGGAGGTGCTGGGGAAAGATCGCCTCATAGCAGATCAGCGGCTGAAAGTCGGGAACGCCCGGCGCGGACATGATCTGCGGTCCGGGACCGGCGGAATAGCCGTTGCCCTGCCGCGCGGCAAAGGCGCCGATGCCCAGATGGGCCAGCGCGTCGCCCCAGGGGACGTATTCGCCGAACGGCACGAGATGGAACTTGTCATAGACCTGGGTGATCTGTCCGCCCGGCACGATGGTCGCAAGGCTGTTGAAGAAGCGGGTGCCTTCGCGGCGCTGGATGCCCATGACCAGGGGCGCGCCCGCGGCCTGGGACATCATCGGCAGGACCGCGTCGGCATCCTCCAGCAGGAAGTTCACGGCCGTCTCGGGCCAGATGACAAGATCGCGGGGGCCGGGTTCGGCGGACAGGTCCAGCAGGCGCTGGAAGAAGACCGTGGACCATTCGGGGTCCCACTTCAGGTGCTGCGCTGCATCGGGCTGCACGATCCGCAGGGTCACGGGCCGGTCGGCGGGCATCGGCGCGGCCAGCCGCATCGTCCCCGCGATCCACGGACCTGCCAGCAGGGCCGCGGCCAGGGCTGTCGCCATCACCGCACGCGCGCGCAACAGGACCGGCACTGCGGCCAGCGCCATCGTCAGCGTGCCAAGGCCCAGGGCCCCGGTCCACGCGGCCATCTGGGCGACGGGCGTGTCGATCCATGCGTGGCCGATCTGGGCCCAGGGGAAGCCGGTGAAGATCCAGCCCCGCAGCCAGTCCGACAGGACCAGTGCCGCAGCGATCGCCGTGGCCTGCGCAGCGGGATCACGGGCCAGACGCGCGGCCGCGCCGGCCGGCACCGCCCAGAACAGGGCACCCCCAAGCGCCATCAGGATCAGCGCAAAGGGCGCCATCCAGCCGTGGCGGGCAATGTCGACCAGGAAGGGTTCGGTGATCCAGGACAGCGACAGGGCGAACCAGCCAAAGCCCGCGGCCAGCACGTGCCAGAACACGGCGGCGGCGGGCAGGGGGGACAGCCGCCAGATCAGCGCGGCCATCGCCAGCGGCGTCGCGGCCCAGATGCCCAGGGGCGCAAGGCCCAGGGCGGCGATCAGGCCCAGGGCCAGATCGGGCAGAAGACTGCGCAGGGGCGGACGGCCCCCGCGCAGTCGGGATAGCGGGCGAGGCGTGCGGCGCATCAGGCCTGCGCGTCAGCGTCCTTGGGCTGCGCGTCGGCGTCGGCCTTCTTGCGGCGGGTACGCTTGGGCTTTTCCGGCGTGTCCGTCGCGGCATCGGCGGCGGGCGCATCGGCGGTCGCGGCCTTGCGGCGACGGGTGGGCTTGGGCGCATCGACCGAGGCTTCGGCGGGCGCCTCTGCCGCATCGGTGGCGGGCTTGCGGCTGCGCGTCCGCTTGGGCTTGGGCGCTGTCTCCTCGACCGGCTCGACGGCGGGGGCGTCGGTTTCGGCCGTCTCGACCTTCTTGCGGCCGCGGGTGCGCTTGGGCTTGGGTTCCGCAGCGGGTTCGACCGCCGGTGCCTCTGCCTGAATTGGCGCTTCAGCTACGGGCTGCGCGTCCTGCACGGCGTCGGCCGGCGCGCTCTCGGGCTGCATGGCCTGGGGTTGGGCTTCGACAGGGGCTTCGGTCGCCGTCTCGGCCTGCGCCTTGCCGCGACCGCGGCCGCGCGACCGGCGTGCGGGCTTGGGGGCGGGATCGGCGGCGGGGGCCTCTGCCACGGTTTCGGTCGGGGCGTCGTCCGACAGGCCGACGCTGCGCAGTTCGACCAGCATGAACTGGGGGATGTGATCGCCCATGCCCATCACCTGCGACCCGCGGTGGTCCTGATCGCGACCACGGCGTCCGTCGCGACGGTCATCCCGGCGGTCGCCGCGGCGGTCGTCACGACGATCCTCGCGGCGTTCGTCCTTGCGGGTCTCCTCGCGGCGCGGCTGCTCGGCGCGTGCTTCGGGTTCGGGGCGGGGTTCAGGCTGCGCTTTGGGCTCCATGCGGGCCTCCGGTTCGGCTGCGGTCGCGACGGGTGCGGGCGGCGCTGCGGCTTCCGCCTCGGGGCGGGGTTCGTCGCGACGGCGGCGACGGCCGCGTTCACGCGATCCGCCCTTGCGATCCTCCGTGGCGTTGCCTTCGGCCTTGCGGTCGTCGCGTGCAGGTGCGTCGCCACCGGCAAATCCTGCCGGCGCCTCGACCCGCGGCAGCGAGGATTTCAGCAACTGCTCGATCGCGGCCAGATACTTGTCGTCGGACGGCACGGCGATGCTGATCGAGGTGCCAAGACGGCCCGCGCGGCCGGTGCGCCCGATGCGGTGGACATAGTCCTCGGCATGGCTGGGCAGGTCATAGTTGAAGACGTGGCTGACCGCCGGGATATCCAGGCCGCGCGCCGCGACGTCGGACGCGATCAGCAGGCGCAGCTTGCCGTCGCGGAACGATTCCAGCGTGCGGGTCCGCTGGCTCTGGTCCAGGTCGCCGTGGATCGGGGCCGCGTCGTATCCGTATTTCGCCAGCGACTTGGCGACGATGTCGACGTCCGTCTTGCGGTTGCAGAAGACGATGGCGTTGGTCAGCCCCTCGCCCTCGGCGTCGATCAGGGCGCGCAGCAGATCGCGCTTCTGCTTGGCGGCCATGTCGCGGCGGGTGGGGGTCAGCTGGATCAGGCGCTGCGTGATCGTCTCGCTGGCCGAGGCCTGGCGCGCGACCTCGACCCGTTCGGGCGAGTGCAGGAAGGTGTTGGTGATCCGCTCGATCTCGGGGGCCATGGTGGCGCTGAAGAACAGCGTCTGGCGGGTGAAGGGCGTCAGCTGGAAGATGCGCTCGATATCGGGGATGAAGCCCATGTCCAGCATGCGGTCGGCCTCGTCCACGACCATGATCTGAACGCCGGTCAGCAGCAGCTTGCCACGCTCGACATGGTCCAGCAGGCGGCCCGGGGTGGCGATCAGCACGTCCACGCCGCGATCGATCAGCTTGTCCTGTTCGCCGAAGCTGACGCCGCCGATCAGCAGCGCCTTGGTAAGGCGGGTGTGCTTGGCATAGGTGTCGAAATTCTCGGCCACCTGGGCGGCCAGTTCACGCGTTGGGCACAGCACCAGGCTGCGCGGCATGCGGGCGCGGGCCCGGCCACGGCCCAGCAGCGTGATCATCGGCAGGGTGAAGCTGGCGGTCTTGCCGGTTCCGGTCTGCGCGATCCCCAGCACGTCGCGGCCTTCCAGGGCGGGCGGGATCGCCCCCTGCTGGATGGGCGTCGGCGTCTCGTAGCCGGCTTCCAGCACGGCCTGCAGCACTTTGGGGTCCAGCTTCAGATCAGAGAACTTGGTCATTCGGGGCTTTCCATTAAGCCGCGCCCGTTCTGGCGCGATGCGTTCCAAGCCGCGCGCCCGTCTGGCGCAGTGGCGGCTAAGTTGGGACGCAAACACGGACGCCCCGCCTTGATGCCTGCCGGATGCAGGCCCGCATCGCGTAGACCAAAGGCGCTGCCGCGTCAATCTTTTGCGTCGTCCGTCCCGCCGGCGGGGCGGTGGCGCGGGGCTTTCGGTTGACCTCTCCCCGTCCGAAAGGGTAACCCCCGGGGGTCAATCAGGAAGCCCATGATGAACCTTTTCACCGATTTGCGCGGCGTCGTCGTCGAGGCGCTGGACCAGATGGCCGCCGCAGGAGAGCTGCCCGCAGGCCTGGATACCGCCAATGTCACGGTCGAACCGCCCCGCGACCCGGCGCATGGCGACATGGCCACCAATGCCGCGATGGTGCTGGCCAAGCCCGCTGGCATGAAGCCGCGCGAGATCGCCGACCGCCTGGCCGCGCGCCTGACCGACCCCCGCATCAGCGCGGCCGAGGTCGCGGGCCCCGGTTTCCTGAACCTGCGCCTGTCGCCGGTGGTCTGGCAGGGCGTGATCCGGTCGGCCCTGCAGGCGGGCACCGAATTCGGGCGATCCGACCTTGGGGCGAATGCCAAGGTCAACGTCGAGTTCGTCAGCGCCAACCCCACCGGTCCGATGCATGTGGGCCATGTCCGCGGCGCGGTCTTCGGCGACGCGCTGGCGCGGCTGCTGGCATTCTCCGGCCATGACGTCACGCGCGAATACTATATCAATGACGGCGGCGCGCAGGTCGACGTGCTGGCCCGCTCGGCATACGAGCGCTATCGCGAGGCGAACGGGCTGGAGCCCGAGATCCGCGAGGGGCTGTATCCCGGCGACTATCTGATCCCCGTCGGAGGGGCGCTGAAGGCCAGGTACGGCGACAGCCTGCTGGACCGCCCCGAGGCCGAATGGCTGGAGGAGATCCGCGAATTCGCGACGCAGGCGATGATGGAGCAGATCCGCGGCGACCTGGCGATCCTGGGCGTCGAGATGGACGTCTATTCCAGCGAGAAGGCGCTGTACGGCACCGGGCGGATCGAGGATGCGATCGCGCGCCTAGACACGCAGGGCCTGATCTATCGCGGCGTGCTGGAGCCGCCGAAAGGCAAGCTGCCCGAGGACTGGGAGGCGCGCGAGCAGCTGCTGTTCCGCTCCAGCGCGCATGGCGACGATGTGGACCGGCCGATCCAGAAGTCGGACGGGGCATGGACCTATTTCGCGCCCGACATCGCCTATCACTGGGACAAGATCGACCGCGGCTTCGATCAGCTGATCGACGTCTTCGGCGCCGATCACGGCGGCTATGTCAAGCGGATGAACGCGGCGGTCAAGGCGCTGTCGAACGGCCGCGTGCCGCTGGACGTCAAGCTGATCCAGCTGGTCAAGCTGTACAAGAACGGCGAGCCGTTCAAGATGTCCAAGCGAGCCGGCACCTTCGTGACCCTGCGCGACGTGGTCGAGGAGGCGGGGGCCGACGTCACGCGCTTCATCATGCTGACGCGCAAGAACGACGCGGCGCTGGATTTCGACTTTGCCCGCGTGCTGGAACAGTCCAAGGACAACCCGGTCTGGTACGTCCAGTATGCCAGCGCCCGCGTCCATTCCGTGCTGCGCCGCGCGACCGAGGCCGGGATCGCGGTCGACGATTCGACCCTGGCGGATGCCGATCTGTCCGTCCTGTCCCACCCGGCCGAGCTGGAACTGGCCCGCAAGGTCGCCGAATGGCCGCGCCTGGTCGAGAACGCGGCCCGCGCGCACGAGCCCCATCGCGTGGCGTTCTTCCTGTATGAACTGGCATCCGACCTGCATTCGCTGTGGAATCGCGGCAATGACGACATGTCGCTGCGATTCATCCAGGATGGCGACGCGGTCACAAGCCAAGGAAAAATTGCGCTGGTCCGGGCGGTTGGCGTTGTTATTTCATCTGGTCTCGCTATTCTTGGCGTCACTCCGGCGGAAGAAATGCGCTGACCGAATGCGTCGCCGCCGGGGAAGGCTGAGAGCAGGCAAAAGTTAATCCGGGACAACCGGCGGGCAGGCGAACATGGCAGTGATGGACTTCCGCGAAGGCGGCTACGTTTTCTCGCGTCACAAGGTGAAGCGCGAATTCTCTTACGATCAGAACGGACAGCCGGCGGCGGCTGCCGGTCAGGCACAGCACCCCGGGCAGGCCGACGGCCTGCCGGCGCGGCTGGCGCGGGTGACCCATTACATGGGCGCGGTCGCATCGGTGGCGCTGATGGTCGGGTTGATGGCCTGGGGCTGGCAGCTGGTGTCGCGCGACGTGTCGGGCGTGCCCGTCATCCGCGCCGTCCAGGGCGAAGCCCGCA is a window from the Paracoccus marcusii genome containing:
- the recJ gene encoding single-stranded-DNA-specific exonuclease RecJ, producing MTAFLGIDSSLTGRRWIGPPADLERLAEGLAQQAALPLPVARVLAERGVPPAEAAGFLAPKLRDLLPDPLTLRDMDVAAERLVDAAVNGQRIAIFADYDVDGGSSAALLIDWLHQHGRQATLYIPDRIDEGYGPNVPAMTALAAAHDLIVCVDCGTLSHDALAAAAGCDVIVLDHHLGGETLPPALAVVNPNRMDEDGALGHLCAAGVVFLTLVQAGRVLRQRGLPQPDLMAMLDLVALATVADVAPLVGVNRAFVRQGLAVMARRQRAGLVALSDIARLDGAPSAFHLGFLLGPRINAGGRVGRADLGALCLSCRDASQADQLARQLDALNSDRRAIEAAVRLEALSQVEARGDARLSWAAGAGWHPGVVGIVAARVKEATDLPSVVIGVDHGIGKGSARSVPGVDLGRAIQRLAHEGLLLKGGGHTMAAGLTVEEGKIPAAMDRLAELIARDLAGRTGSGDLRISGLLEPSGATAPMYRMLEDAGPFGQAAPAPRFAFSDQLIDSAATMGDRHLRLQFRSPGSPPMEAVAWGAMDGPLGPGLIGAKGRRFHLAGKLELSTWGGRERLRLRLDDAAPATGNL
- the glpX gene encoding class II fructose-bisphosphatase, encoding MTAPKDFNDRMLSLGLARVSEAAAHASARLIGRGDEKAADQAAVNAMRDQLNMLDIKGVVVIGEGERDEAPMLFIGEEVGTGEGPEVDIALDPLEGTTLTAKDMPNALTVIAMAPRGTLLHAPDVYMDKLAVGPGYPKDVVSLDMSPAERVRALARARGCEDGDITVCILERPRHEEMIAEVRQTGAAIRLITDGDVAGVIHCAEAELTGIDMYMGSGGAPEGVLAAAALKCMGGQMWGRLMFRNDDERGRAKKAGITDLDRIYARDDLVTDDVIFAATGVTDGSIVAGVKREPGYLTTETILMRSKTGSVRRMTYRNPVK
- a CDS encoding BolA family protein codes for the protein MIADQMTERLAALQPTTLQVLDESEDHRGHAGFRDGGESHFRIRMASPAFAGLTRIQQHRLVHATLGDIVPRIHALALELSESPDR
- a CDS encoding J domain-containing protein yields the protein MSKNDPFGFDISAAKDKKRKTKGRRGMSGAFETSTRTCEREGCDEPGQYRAPKNPRNLDDYFWFCKEHVRDYNANWNYFQGQSEEEFQQFIDNATVWERPTKPFGRAAAEDKWARHGVSDPLEILGANGTAPESRAQSSARKLPPTERRALDILEAKDHWTRAEIRKQYKSLVKDLHPDMNGGDRSDEDRLSEVVWAWDQIKESRFIRD
- the lnt gene encoding apolipoprotein N-acyltransferase — protein: MRRTPRPLSRLRGGRPPLRSLLPDLALGLIAALGLAPLGIWAATPLAMAALIWRLSPLPAAAVFWHVLAAGFGWFALSLSWITEPFLVDIARHGWMAPFALILMALGGALFWAVPAGAAARLARDPAAQATAIAAALVLSDWLRGWIFTGFPWAQIGHAWIDTPVAQMAAWTGALGLGTLTMALAAVPVLLRARAVMATALAAALLAGPWIAGTMRLAAPMPADRPVTLRIVQPDAAQHLKWDPEWSTVFFQRLLDLSAEPGPRDLVIWPETAVNFLLEDADAVLPMMSQAAGAPLVMGIQRREGTRFFNSLATIVPGGQITQVYDKFHLVPFGEYVPWGDALAHLGIGAFAARQGNGYSAGPGPQIMSAPGVPDFQPLICYEAIFPQHLRHLDQRPGWLLQATNDAWFGTLSGPYQHLDQARLRAIETGLPLVRAANTGVSAVVDARGRILASLPLNQPGKIDAALPGALPATPWLAVGNVPVVTLLLLVLGLALWPRRRGRAA
- the argS gene encoding arginine--tRNA ligase, encoding MNLFTDLRGVVVEALDQMAAAGELPAGLDTANVTVEPPRDPAHGDMATNAAMVLAKPAGMKPREIADRLAARLTDPRISAAEVAGPGFLNLRLSPVVWQGVIRSALQAGTEFGRSDLGANAKVNVEFVSANPTGPMHVGHVRGAVFGDALARLLAFSGHDVTREYYINDGGAQVDVLARSAYERYREANGLEPEIREGLYPGDYLIPVGGALKARYGDSLLDRPEAEWLEEIREFATQAMMEQIRGDLAILGVEMDVYSSEKALYGTGRIEDAIARLDTQGLIYRGVLEPPKGKLPEDWEAREQLLFRSSAHGDDVDRPIQKSDGAWTYFAPDIAYHWDKIDRGFDQLIDVFGADHGGYVKRMNAAVKALSNGRVPLDVKLIQLVKLYKNGEPFKMSKRAGTFVTLRDVVEEAGADVTRFIMLTRKNDAALDFDFARVLEQSKDNPVWYVQYASARVHSVLRRATEAGIAVDDSTLADADLSVLSHPAELELARKVAEWPRLVENAARAHEPHRVAFFLYELASDLHSLWNRGNDDMSLRFIQDGDAVTSQGKIALVRAVGVVISSGLAILGVTPAEEMR